The nucleotide sequence GAAAATGTGGAATGAAGAGGGGGGAGAAATCGAAGTTGCCCCCCATGCTAAACAAATTATCAGAATAAAAATGTCTAAAGCGGTCAAACCCTGGTATATTATCAGAAAATTTAATAAAGTTTAGAAATAATAAATTTTCCAAATTACAAGTCTTCTGACCTCTATGTTACCCTCTATCTCTTATTTAAACAGGTAAAAATCTTTCTTGAGAATTCTTTCTGATTAATATCTACAAATAATTGAAAAAAAATTAAATTTTTTTTAAAAAAAAGAAGGATTTTTAAATTTTATTTGGTATAATATTATTATAAGCATGGTATACCGTATACCAAAATAAATAATCGCTTTAGCATACCAAGGGAAAAAAGAATTAATTCCCTTATTTTATCAAGGATATACGAAGGAAATTGCTAAAATAGTGGAAGAGATGAGCTTTAAAGTAAAGACTAACAACCTTTTATAAAAGCTTAATATAAAAAGTGTGACTTGTTGTGGTTTATATTATTTGAATAGTGAGAACATTTCGATATAGGTTAATCGATTAAAATTTTTTATGAAGAGAAAGCAATATAGGAATATCCCAAGTATTTGCAAGAGCTTTAATCTATCATATGCAAATAACTGGGAAATAAAAAATGAAAGGAGGTGAAAAAATGTCTATCAGATTTAAAATAAAGGCCTGTTCTTTAATAATAGTGGTTTTACTGGTCAGTATTTTTTCTATTTCTGTCTTTTCTGCTCAGCAATATGATTTGTTAGTGATGTCTTCGGTTATAGGTGGAATTGGTTTTCAGTATTCTTCAGGCGTAGCAAGGGTTTTAGGTGTAGTATTGCCGGATGCCAGGGTAACCATGGAAGCAACTTCAGGTTATATCGATAATGCTAAAAGATTATATGCAGGTTTTGGAGACTTGGGTATCGTATCTCATGATACAGCTCGAGAAGTTTATTTGAATGAAGGTGCTTTTGGAGGAAAAGGAACTTCTCTGCTAACGATAGCTCCAATACACATCCTATACTGGAATCTGGTTGTCAATGAAGATAGTCCAATTAAAACAATTTGGGATCTGGAAGGTAAGAGAGTCAATCTTCAACCAAAGGGTTCTTCTGCCGAATCAACTGCTGCAAAATTATTTGAAGCATTAAAAATAAATATTATACCATCTTACTACCGTCATACTGAAGCGGCTGAAGGTATGAGAACGGGAGCCATTGATTCTCATTGGCAGGGAGGTTCCAATCCTACCTGGATGGAATATTCTGTGAGGAAACCGGTTCGAGTGATTGAATTTAGTGATGAAGATGTTGCTAAAATTCGTAAAGAATTGCCTTTTTTGAGTAAAGTAAGTTTCCCTGCAGGTGATTATTATGAAGGTTCGGGCAATGTTCAGGTGGTAGGAACATGGGCATTATTAATGTGCCGAGAAAATTTGGAAGAAGATGTTGTTTATGAGATTACCAAGGGAATGTATGAACACAAAGATCTTATGTTAGCGGCTCATCCCGGCGCTGCAGATATGGGTCTGGATAAAGTCTTAGATTGTACCGTCCCTTATCATCCAGGCGCAATTAAGTATTATCAAGAAAATGGCGTTCAAATACCATCAGAATTAATTCCATAAGCAGATTCAACAAAAAGAATCGTCAGTCTCCCTGATTAAAAATATCGGGGGGACTGATGATGGAAATATTCTTCATTTTAATAGAAAGAAAAATAAAGTTGGTGTTTTATGACAAAAGACAATGAAAAGGATAAAAATATTGATAAGATAAGTTTATCATTCAGTAAATATATTCAGTTAATGGCTATTTTAATGTCTGTTTTTCATCTGTACACTGCCGCTACCATACCTTTTGATGTGTTTGTTCAGAGATCTGTCCACTTAATGTTTGTTTTTTCAATGATATTTTTATTACACCCCTGGCGCAAGAAAAAAATTAGCTGGATTGATATTATTTTTACTGTTTTAGGTGTGTTAAGTTGTATCTATATATTTGTAAATTATGTCAGTATCTCGATGCAAGGTGGTTTATCTATTGGTATTCAATATTTATTCGGCATTATTGCAGTTTTATTGATTTTGGAAGCCTGTCGCAGAGCTATAGGTCTGGCACTGCCAATTTTAGCCATTGTGTTTATATTATATGCTCGATTTGGTGCTTACATCCCTGGTATATGGGGGCATCGGGGTTTAAGTATAGAAAGAATATTCGGATTTTTATATCTTACTTCCGATGGTATCTGGAGTATACCTTTAGGAGTGTCTGCAACTACAGTGGTAATGTTTGTTATTTTTGGACAATTTTTAAATGAGGCTGGAGTAGGTAAATTTTTTATGGAATTTTCACAGGCTATTGCGGGTAAGATGGTTGGAGGACGTGCACAGGTTGCCGTTATCAGCAGTGCTTTATTTGGGACAATAAGTGGAAGTTCAACTGCGAATGTAGCGACAACCGGTTCATTTACCATTCCTCTTATGAAAAGTTCAGGGTATAAACCGGAATTTGCCGGTGCGGTAGAAGCTGTGGCTTCAACGGGGGGACAAATTATGCCGCCGGTGATGGGTGCCGGTGCTTTTATTATGGCTGAAATGCTGGGAATGAAGTATTTTTCAATCTGTAAAGCAGCTGCCATCCCGGCTATTCTCTACTTCACGAGCGTTTTTTTATGTGTTCGATTCCGTTCACTATTAATGGGATTCAAAAAGGAAAAATCATCTATTCAATTGAAAAGGGTATTATTTAAAAATGGTTATCTGATATTGCCTCTTATGGTCATTATATATTACATTGTCCAGGGATTTTCACCAATGAGAGCCGCTTTCTATGGTGTTATCGCAACAATCATTGTTAGTCTATTTAACCGGGAGGTTAGAAAAAATCCCAAGATATTTTTTAAAGCACTGGAATATGGAGCAAAAAATACAGTGGGGGTGGCTATTGCCTGTGCCTGTGCAGGAATTGTGTTAGGTATTGTCTCTATGACTGGTTTAGGGATAAAAATGAATACAGTGATTTTAGCAATGAGTGGTGGCAATATTGTTTATGCTTTATTATTAGCCATGCTCGGCAGTATTATTCTTGGTATGGGTCTTCCCACGGCAGTTGCTTATATTATTGCTGCGATTGTCGCCTGTCCGGCTTTAATTGAATTGGGTATAGCTCCATTAGCAGCTCATATGTTTGTTTTTTATTTTGCTATTTTAGGGACAATTACTCCACCAGTCTGTTTGTCTGTCTATGTAGCTTCGGGAATAGCCCAATCTAACTGGCTAAAGACTGCTTATTATGCCATGATGATGGCTTTGCCGGGATTTATTATCCCCTATGTATTTGTGAATGATTATTCAATTCTCATGATAGGAACAACATCTCATATTTTAAGAACATCAGTTACTGCTCTAATTGGTATATTCGCATTAGCTATCGCTACGATGGGTTATTTTCTAATCCGGGTTAATTTCCTGGAAAGAATCTTTATGATGATTGCTGGTATTCTTCTAATCTTTCCTGATTTTAAGATAAGTATATTAGGTATTATTATAGTTGTTTTTGTTTACCTCTATCAAAGGTATAGAAGAAAAGGTGAAGAAAAACAGTTTTTAGAGGCAAAAGCATAGTAGAATTAAATTTAACTTTAATTTTTATGGAGGAAACAGATGAATTCAATCACTCAAACGGATAAAAAAATTGTTGATATATTTGAGCAGATCGATCATTTAATTAATTTAGATATTCCCGGAAGGGGAGTAGTTAAGTTTTTGTATCAATCTATCAGGGAGAAAGTAGATTATCCATTAACTTTACTTGCTAGTCAAAAATTAAATCAAATTTTAAAAATGGGAGATATTGTTTTTATAGCTACTGGCTGGCCGGATAGACCGGAAATAACTCCTGATATTGCAGAAACAGATGGTCCGCCGGGAGCAGCAGCTTTAGCTAGAGCTATTAACAGAGCCTACCATGCTGTACCATTCATCTTTATTGAAGAAAACTTGGTTCAGGCCATGACAATGGTAGTGAATGCAGCGGGTTTGAAAGTATTGCCACCTACACAAGCGATAAAAACGCCGAA is from Candidatus Atribacteria bacterium and encodes:
- a CDS encoding TRAP transporter permease; protein product: MTKDNEKDKNIDKISLSFSKYIQLMAILMSVFHLYTAATIPFDVFVQRSVHLMFVFSMIFLLHPWRKKKISWIDIIFTVLGVLSCIYIFVNYVSISMQGGLSIGIQYLFGIIAVLLILEACRRAIGLALPILAIVFILYARFGAYIPGIWGHRGLSIERIFGFLYLTSDGIWSIPLGVSATTVVMFVIFGQFLNEAGVGKFFMEFSQAIAGKMVGGRAQVAVISSALFGTISGSSTANVATTGSFTIPLMKSSGYKPEFAGAVEAVASTGGQIMPPVMGAGAFIMAEMLGMKYFSICKAAAIPAILYFTSVFLCVRFRSLLMGFKKEKSSIQLKRVLFKNGYLILPLMVIIYYIVQGFSPMRAAFYGVIATIIVSLFNREVRKNPKIFFKALEYGAKNTVGVAIACACAGIVLGIVSMTGLGIKMNTVILAMSGGNIVYALLLAMLGSIILGMGLPTAVAYIIAAIVACPALIELGIAPLAAHMFVFYFAILGTITPPVCLSVYVASGIAQSNWLKTAYYAMMMALPGFIIPYVFVNDYSILMIGTTSHILRTSVTALIGIFALAIATMGYFLIRVNFLERIFMMIAGILLIFPDFKISILGIIIVVFVYLYQRYRRKGEEKQFLEAKA
- a CDS encoding TAXI family TRAP transporter solute-binding subunit; its protein translation is MKGGEKMSIRFKIKACSLIIVVLLVSIFSISVFSAQQYDLLVMSSVIGGIGFQYSSGVARVLGVVLPDARVTMEATSGYIDNAKRLYAGFGDLGIVSHDTAREVYLNEGAFGGKGTSLLTIAPIHILYWNLVVNEDSPIKTIWDLEGKRVNLQPKGSSAESTAAKLFEALKINIIPSYYRHTEAAEGMRTGAIDSHWQGGSNPTWMEYSVRKPVRVIEFSDEDVAKIRKELPFLSKVSFPAGDYYEGSGNVQVVGTWALLMCRENLEEDVVYEITKGMYEHKDLMLAAHPGAADMGLDKVLDCTVPYHPGAIKYYQENGVQIPSELIP